Genomic segment of Paenalkalicoccus suaedae:
TTTGTCAAAATGACTCATAGTAGTCATGAGCTCTCTGATATCGGCCCGAATGCCCGACATCTCATCAATCATCTTATATGTTAATTCGGTATCTCCTCTCATTTGCTTTTGCTCCTCGCTACTCATGATTTCCCCCTAAATTCTCTCTATTTGTAACAGTAAAAGAGCCCTCGAATGGAGAGTTACGTCCTCGCCTCAACTGTACTGCGATTGATTAGCTTTTTTATCGTTTCTGCTGTTGTTTGGATTGTCTTGCCAAACTTTAAATCAAGATCAAACCCACTTTGCGAGTAGGTTTCGACACACTCCACAATGCGGTCATTAAACGAGATGCCCCATTCCTTAACCTGTATTGTCACAATATCACCTAAGTCGTAATCGACCTCATAGACAAAAGAGCTTTTGCGCAATGCTTCGCCCTCAAAATAAACCTCTTGCCGTAAGTCATTAAGAGCTTGCTCACCTCGCGCGACTAGTGTATCAATGATATCTTGCTCAGGTATTGGCTCACCGTCCTCGTCCTCTTCTTCCACGTCTCGCGCATCGACAAAGACCTCGTAACGTTCGCCACCTTCCGATTGGTCCACCTCGACGATCGTACGATCAATGCCCTCACCCTGCCCTGCAACGATTGCAACGTTACGAAAGTTCCAGTTGCTTTCAAAGTAGTTGGCCGCCTTTAAACTGCGATAGGTAGGATCAGGAGAAAAGATAACAGGCTTTACCTCATCTTGGTCTGCGGTGCGGTCGACACCCTCAGCGACGTCTAAAATAACCTTTTCAGCGTCAAAATTAACCGATGCTCTCATTCCAATTCCACCAAAATCAGCAATGTCCGCGCACTCGTCTAACAAGTTTTTAAAACGTGTTTGGTAGATCGTCTGTGTACCTCTCCCCTCGTCAGGAGCTAGTTGTAAGATGGGATTGTTATTAGCCTCAATAGGCGAGTTAATCACGTTGTTGTCGATGTACGTCTTGATAATCGTCTCGGCGTTACTGTTAACATAATCGTAAGAGCGCCCGGTAGGTGGCAACGTAAGCACACGCGACAAAAAACCAAGCACATGCTGCGCTCGGACAATGATGTTTTCGGTGATTTTACCTGCTTGATCTAGCTCGCTCTCGACACTACGGATTAGATACGCTTTATGGAGTTGGTTTTGGATAAAGACGATGCGATCCATCTTGAGTAGATCCGCACCTTTTTTGTGACGATTAATTTTTACCTCTAACTCACCAGCTGTATAAAAGCGCCTTGTGAGCTTTAATGACTCATATAGATCCACGTCACCTAAAAATAAAAATGACTGGTCGATAACTCGTATTGGCTTGCGCATCGTGCTCACCTCGCTATCACTAATACATAGATATTAACGGACGCCGCCGAACGTAATGTCGTGGTTATACCTAATAAACTACCTGTTATGCCTGTCGAGGCTCGTAGCACACAACGAGTGGCGTATTGCTCGATGACAGAGACAAACACCATCTCAGGTGAATTGGGCGACCTTTTAACTGGCGTTGCTTGGATATTAATAATGGAGGTAAACGTTTGACCAAATGGCACATTAACGATCCCGTTAGAGTCCGTTACAGCCTCATATAAGTGCAATTTATACCCTTCATCTAGCCCAATATTGGCGGCGTCTCCTTTATTACCTCTATCTCCTCTAGGACCCTGCTCACCTTTATCGCCACGTTCTCCCTGTGGACCTTGCGGACCTTGTGAACCCTTATCCCTTTATCACCTTTAGGACCACGTCTTTGCTCTTGCATGTGCTCTCGTTTGAGCATCGGAGTAATATGCATTAAATTTACATTACCGTGAGCAAACACGACACCGGCATTGGTTAAAATAGGATGTCGCTCTCGGTCTGTCTCCACGCTATCATTGTTGTTTATCGTCATGATGACTGACCCGGTCATTTGATCAAAGTAGATTTTACGCATGCCTCACCCACCTTTTTGTAATAAAAAAGAGCCCTCAAATGAGGGCTCTCGACATTTAGATAACGCGATCATTAATTGCAAACTGGCGACCGAACCACATGCGCCACTGAACATAGTGTTTCTGTCCCTTTTCCTCATAGATTGTGTGATACTTAAGTGGTAGTAATTGCATGAGATACCATTTCATTTTGTCGTCCTCCTCGTTTTAGTTGTTGCGCATAAGGCGTCTTATGCGTTGTTGAGCGACTCTGTCAGCTCGTTGTACTCATCTTGGCTAATACGACTATTAAGCAAAAGATGTCTAGCTTCTGCTGCATGTCCTCCACTGATGCGTATGAGCGTCTATCTATCATTGATTTACAGCCTCTATATGTTAATGACATAGTGACCTCCTTATAGTCCTAGCTCGACCATTGAAAGTCTAAAATCAATGTCTACTAGGTAATCTGAATAGTTTCCTTCTTGATCATCTTGAGGGATTTGCGCGACTTCCCACGTACGTACCACCTTATTCTCTTGTACCTCCGTTTGAGGATTCGTTGCGTAGTGAGTATCCGTATCATACTCCTCAACGACTTCCTCGACAGGAAGCCAACCGTGGGATTTATGCACTTCATGTGGCAGTAAGTTAAATCCACTGATCGTCTGACCGTCCTCTAACCGTAAAACTTTAGGTAAACTGGCGAATCGATCAATCTCACCGTTCTTAATATGTGCGTACAAGGCGCTCACCTCCTATTTCTCTAGCCATAGATTAAATACCGAAGTAGTGTAAGAAATATCTGTCCCTGATGTGTTTTCTGGCATATACAGCTATAAAAAAACTCACCGTTAAAACTTGATATATCAATTTCATCCGTTCTTCTAGCAAAGTTTCCTGTTTGTAAAACTTCTGCTAAATTAGTTGTTCTTGGGTTAACATCTCTCTGGTTCATAATGACAAAACCAGTCGTTCTTAATCCACCAGAAGTTTGATTTTCCCAATCTATATACGCTTTAGAATATGGAGACAAGTCAAATGCTACTTCTGTAACTGCTGTTCTAGTTGCGCTAATATCTAATCTTCTCGCATTAATAAGCATTCTTCCGTTCAGTGGAAAACTTAGACTTCCTGCACCTTCTGCGAATCCTTGTATGAATGGAGCGTTATTATTAAATAATTCATAAAGATACAACTCTCTTGGTATCCCTCCACCTGCATAGCGCAATTTATCAGCTAACATCGAAATCACCTGCTAAGAAGCCTAGCCACGTTGTGCCTCCGTTGTATGTGATAAACGTTAGCGCATACGTAAAGTTAGGCTCGGACACATCAGGGATCTCACCACCACGCCATTTGATTGCAGAACTAAACGTAATAGGATGGGCTGTGCCCCCTTGCTCTAAAAACACGGATAGGGAGACAACCTCGCTACTTGTAGTAGATAGATTGAGTGTTGTTGTGCCTGCCATCGTTAAACGATATGCAGGGGAGTTATCAGCGTTTAGTGTAACTGTTCCAGTGCCTGATACGGTGGATATTTCTTCTCGGTATGCGCCAAATAGAGGTTCATGCGCTTCGGTGACAGTCTTACCTTCGTGTTGCGTAAATTCTTCCTTATGCGCAATAGCATCATCGTACGTTTCAACGCCGCCTGGTTGTCCCTTTTCGGAAGCCAGCACAAATCCCTCAGTCTGCTGTTGGTCAAACCAATCTCTAAACTCCTGTTCAAAATCTAGTAGATCTTGTTGTAATTGAGCTCTAGCATCTTCTATTTCTTGTTCGTATTCATCAGTAGCACCATCTAAGCTCGCTTGCAAACCAGTAAAATACGTTTCCCATTCCTGTAAAAACTGACTTGTCGGGATAGTTATAAGTGACGATACGATACCGCAAAGCTCCTCATCTAATCTCTCGTCCGTCACGTCTGTAGCAGGAATAGTGGATGTGTTAGCTGTTAGGTACACCTGCGCAAGTGATAGCTCATAAACCAAGCTAGTGCGTGTTAATTCAGGTGGTTCGGGAGTTGCCGACGGCTCTCCTTTAACAATAAAAGCTCGTATAAAACGATTCTGAGCCGATTTATCGAGACGTAGGACAACACGATCAATACGGTCGGTATCAGCCTCTGGTAAGTCGTGTGTGAGTTGTAGTGGTGTCGTGTTGGTGTATTGGTAACCCTCCATGAGAGCACCACCAACATCGACCGTCGTTTGCATGTTTGTACCATCTGCCGTTACTCGTAAGCCTGCCTCGTTATCGATCGAAATAATACCGGTTGAGAGCACTTGCGAAAAATAATTAGCAAAATCAGCCGCCTGCACAAAGCGACGATCATCAATTGCTGGGTTACTGTTAAAAAACTTGAATATCTCTGCCATGCTGTACCTCCTTTATGCTGTGGTGTAGCGCTTTTTGTAGAAGATGTTGACGACAGCCATATCAATGCCATCATCTGCGCTATATTCAATGTCGTTTTCACCGATCCCCAAACTAAAAAAGGTGCTTGCAAGATCAATCCACGCTGTGACGTCCTCTCTTGTACCGTCTGAGAGGATTAAACTGACCTCACGAGTGTTAGGGTTCGTATCGATGTAAAGCTCGTCACCCTCCTCTAGCGTCCGCCTGACTCTGATAAACTCTCCTGTTGTGAGGTTTGTGATCGTCGGATTGACGGCAGGACCGAAAAACTCGATCATGACAGGTGCTGGTGCGTCGCTATCGTTGTTGATGATGCGCCGTTCTTGTTGCTCTCCCATCTCAACCTCACCTTCAAACGGAAATTCGAATAGAGGCAAGATAGCAGGCTGTTCTTCGATGTTTTCGCTATTAAAGTACGGATCAGGTGCCAATAGATTGACGATAGCCGATTGAAAGCTTTGATTCTGATTAGATAGACCGGATGCAAACATAGGCACAGCAGATGATACGCACGCAATTTCGCGCACGTAATCATCTTTTTGTACTCGTAATGTACCTAGCCCAAGCTTAGGGTTCATGATCGCCCCTAGCCTATTGCGATTAGCAACAATATCGCGATAGCTAGAGCCTTTAACTCGTAGCGTCAATGCGATATCTCGCTCTTGCAACAGCACATCGAGTAGTACCGATCCATCTAAAAAGGGTGCTGACTCGGTTTGGACATCTGCATCGACACCACCTAAGCCGTCAATGGCGATAAGACGATAAATAGGCCCAGTAAAGTCAATTACCGCGCCCTGGCTGTTACGATATGTGATTGTCTCCACCTACAACCCTCCTAGTCGTAATGATAGCTCTCGATCGCGTCTGTTTAAGATGCGCTGTAGCTCACGCTCGGACATGCTATTGTTGTTGATTGTCGTTTGATTCGTAATGCTACGAGAGTAATCGTTGTTACCACCCATACCTTGCGTGCCATTTAGACTGCGCATCATGTCAGTTGTAAGCAAATTACTCATAGCTGCCTCGACAGATACCTCACCTTTTTTGATACTGTCCATGATAGGTCCTGCGAAGTCTAGCTTGTCTAAGTCGCTCAAAGGACCAACTTTAGCCGGAGAGAATGGAAGGAAGTCTCGAACCTTGCCGACGACATCACCAATGGCGCTAGTAACTACCCCTACAGCAGCCTTAATACCTGCTGCCATCATTTCAATTAGTCCTCTACCTGCGGCTCTAAATGACTCTCCCATGTTCTTAACCACATTCAATGCTCCTGTCAATCCAGAACTAACCGCATTACGCACGCCATTCATCGCGCTCGAGACAATACCACTCAAGGCATTAAACACGCTTGAGACCGTATTACGGATAGCTCCTGTTACTGATGTAAATAAACTACTGATAGTATTAAGCACCGTGTTCACGACTGTACGTATCGCATTTAAGATGGTAGTAACGATATTTTGCATCGTATTAAAGTTTGTTCGTACTGTGTTAGACACCGTATTGAGCACGCTACTAAAGGTGCTTGATATCGCGTTAAAGATCGTTTGCACCGTGGTACGAATGGTGTTTAGTACGGTTGTGATCGTCGTTCGAATCGTATTAAATACTGTAGTAACTACGGTTCTAATTGCATTTAAAACGGTAGTGATAACTGTCTGTATCGCTGTCCATACCGTTTGCATAAGACTTCTAATCGCGTTCATGATCGTGGTGATTGTAGTACGCACAGCACTAAACGTGTTTGTCACGCTTGTTCGCATTGATGTAAAGATGCCGTTTAAAAAGCTCATGATACCGTTCCATATTGTGGATATAACGGTACGTATGGCGTTCATCACGGTTGTTATTGTCGTTCGTATACCATTGAATACCGAAGTTACAAGGTTACGAATGACGTTAAGAATGTTTGTGAAGATCGTACGCACACCATTCATAATGTTTTGAATGACACCACGAATAGCGTTCATGACATTCGTCACAACGCCTCGTATTGCATTTAGTGCTCCAGTAAATAGACCTTGAATACTTGACCAACCGGCAGATACAATGCTTCGTAGTCCAGTGAATAGCGCCATACCAGCTTTGATTAAGCGACCATATAGGAGTAAGTTGAACGCGTTCCACAAGAACTGTATCGCCCCTGTAAAGACATTCTTAATTCCTTCCCACATCAAACTGAAGTCACCAGTAAACAGTCCGGTAAACACTTGGATCAGACCTTGGATAAACGTTAAGGCGCCCTCGATCGCCCCTTTAATGTTATTCCATACCGAGATCACAATAAATTGGATAACAGGCCAAATCGCACTAAATACTGCTGCTATGACATCGACAGCACCAGCAACAAACGTTTTGATAAATTCCCAAACGTTGCGAGTCGCTTCCATGATCTGATCTTGGTGCGTGATCCAAAACTCGACTAACATGCCCCACACCTGCATAGCAAAATCTACAATGCCCTGGACGGCTGTTTTTATGACGGAGACAATAGCCTCCCAGATAGCATTAACCTTATCTCTAAATTCTTCGTTTGTTTTATACAGATACACAAACACGGCAATAAAACCTACGATAGCAGCAACAATCAACCCGATCGGACTTAATAAAGCCAATATAAACGTTTTTATGAGTGCAAAACCTTTTCCGATCTTGGCGAAGATTGGTATTAAGCTACCGAATACGCCGATAATCTTGCCTACTGCTGTGATCATCAATCCAAAGAGTATGAGTAGAGGTCCAAGTGCCCCTAATACAAGACCTGCTATAACGACGATGTTTTGAAACTCAGGCAACAATTCCGCCACTCTTAGCGCAAATTCTGCTACTTTGTCGGCAACTGCCGCAATAATCGGTAAAAAGATATCTCCGAACTGCGCGGCCGCATTCTGCAAACGCACAAAAGCCCGAGCCATTTTAGCTCCGGTTGTTTCGTTCATTGTTTCAAATGCGGCGTCTGTTGCACCTGCCGATTCTCCCATAGAGTCTAGGATGTCCGCAAAGTCTTTTCCCTCACCAGATAGCAAGGACATAGCCGCGATACCTGCCTCTTTTGATCCAAACATATCTGATAATGCTAGGTCATTGGCTTCTGCTTCACCTGCGATGATCTGGAGCACGTCAGCTACCGTCATACCCTCTTCTTGTAACTGAGCAAAGGATTTACCCGTCTTTTCACGTAAGATTTTATCTGTCTTTGATCCGGCAGACCCTAATTCTCCGAGCATGGAGCTCATATACGTTCCTGCTTCGGCTGTCGCAAGACCGTTCTTTGTTAATACAGCGTAACCAGTTGCTAATTGCTCGAATGATACGTTGTTGGCGTTTGCGATAGGGATAACTTTACCCATCGATGCAGATAGTTCATCAACCGTTGTCTTACCCATGTTTTGAGTATTGATAAGCATGTCGCTTAATCTATCTGCGTCTTTACTTTCTAACCCATAAGCGTTGATTGCTGTTGTGAGTAAATCTACCGCCGTTGCCGTTTGTGTGAATCCACCCTTAGCAAGTTTGGCAGCTGTGGTTGTAAACTCAATCGCTTTACCTTGATCGACACCTGCCGAGATCGATTGATAAACAGCCTCACTATACTCACCAAACGATACGCCCATGTCACTAGACGCGGTACGTATATCATTTTTGTACTTTTCGTAATCTGCGCTAGATCCACTTAATAATGTTTGTACCTTTGCAAACGCTGTCTCTTGATCGATTGCGAATTTAGCAGTGGCAATACCTGCTCCGACGATTGGTAGCGTTAGCCCCTTCGTAAGCTTTGTGCCGGCGCCCATCAGTTTGCCACCTAAACCTTCTAGCTTAGATTGAGCCTGGTTAATACCTTGATCTATCCCCGACTGGTCTATCTCGGTGTCAATGACGATTTTCCCATCAGCCATGTTGTCGTCACCCCCTTACCTATTTGCTAGGACGGAAGAAGTTAGCCAGCTTGTTCCAACCGTTTTCGACACGCTGCTCGATCAAGTCGGGATCCTCGATACCTTTTAGCTTGTAGATGCGCTTGAGCTTAAGCGTGTGTTCTCGATCCTCTTTGTTGTACTTGGTTGGAGCAGGTACTTTTTGCGCCCTTATCCCGACAACCTCTTTAAAGTCGCGATCAATGGCCATAGACAATAACGCGCGAAACTTAATAAAGTGGAGCTTGCCATGTTGCTCAAAGAGATCGATGTCGTACTCCTTGATAAATGAGGCATAGATGCGCTCTGCGTCCTCGTATAGGTCGTAAAACTTCTCTGTATTGACGTTTGGATCGCTCTTTTCCCTGATGTCGATATCAAGAAAGTCCAAAAAGACGTGGTAGACGACTTTGTCTTTCGTCTCCAAGTCCAGTTGGTTCTCACCTATGAAAAGTTCGCAAGCAAGGGCAATTCGCTCGATCGGGTGAAATTCCTCGTCGCCAAATAGCTCGAAAATACGTAGGACGTTATCAAACGCGAGATCTAACTTGTACGTCACACCATCAAGCTCAAGCTCATCATCGAAACGTTGTGTTAAGCTAAACGGCTTCATTTTTCTTCTTGTAGTAGGCTTGTTTCTTGTTTTCGCGGTTCTTCTCTTGCTCACGAGTCACAATGATTTGCACAGCCTCTACAATCTGCTCGATGACCTTAGACATAACATAAGATGATCGATTGACTTCCTCGAAAATCTCGTCATAGGCGCCATTACCGAAGAAAATGCCGATCAAATCTTTTGTAGCTTCTTCAACTTCTCTGAGGGCGTCAACCAGTTCTAGATCGTCCTCTTTTCCTCGTGCTTCCTCGGATTTGGATACCACTTCATTGATCTTTGCGTTGTACTTAACTAGCTTTTCGTTCTGTAGCTCTAACTCAAATGTTTTTGAACCGATCTCAAATTTCTCCACGTCGCGTTTTATGTCAATTTTGAAAGCCATGTCCGATCACTCCTAAAGTAGGTTATAAATAAAAAAGAGAGAGCGATGCCCTCTCTCGTCTTAAGGTGTTGGTTCTGGTGCTGGTGTGTATTCTGGTTTACCGTTGAAATGGATCTCGAAGCTAAACTCACCTTTGGCACGAGCCTCGCCGCCTGGACCTTCGATGTTAGCGATAGTTACATTGCCCTCGAACAACTCGCCCGATGGTGTTTCCCACTCGAATCGCGTTCGTCGTGCGTCACCAACCTCAAGATACTTGGAAAAAATGTAGTCTTGAGCAGCATCGCCAACTTTACGATGTCCAGATACGGATAATACGAGCTGAGCGCCAATTACATCCGTCTCGGAAAAGCCTTCTCCGTCGAAGTAAGCTGTCTGATCAAGCTCCTCGTTGTTTGCAGGCTCTACAGATGAGATACCGGCAGCTAGAGTCTCGAAAGATGGTTCTTCAGCATCTGGTGTTACATCGAGCTTAAATTGATTTTTGTAGTTTAATTCAAATGCCATTTATGTCGCCTCCCTATAGATGGTCGCTTCAAAGAGCGCCGTGTATATTTGTTGATTGCGGTCT
This window contains:
- a CDS encoding siphovirus ReqiPepy6 Gp37-like family protein, with amino-acid sequence MRKPIRVIDQSFLFLGDVDLYESLKLTRRFYTAGELEVKINRHKKGADLLKMDRIVFIQNQLHKAYLIRSVESELDQAGKITENIIVRAQHVLGFLSRVLTLPPTGRSYDYVNSNAETIIKTYIDNNVINSPIEANNNPILQLAPDEGRGTQTIYQTRFKNLLDECADIADFGGIGMRASVNFDAEKVILDVAEGVDRTADQDEVKPVIFSPDPTYRSLKAANYFESNWNFRNVAIVAGQGEGIDRTIVEVDQSEGGERYEVFVDARDVEEEDEDGEPIPEQDIIDTLVARGEQALNDLRQEVYFEGEALRKSSFVYEVDYDLGDIVTIQVKEWGISFNDRIVECVETYSQSGFDLDLKFGKTIQTTAETIKKLINRSTVEART
- a CDS encoding phage distal tail protein; its protein translation is METITYRNSQGAVIDFTGPIYRLIAIDGLGGVDADVQTESAPFLDGSVLLDVLLQERDIALTLRVKGSSYRDIVANRNRLGAIMNPKLGLGTLRVQKDDYVREIACVSSAVPMFASGLSNQNQSFQSAIVNLLAPDPYFNSENIEEQPAILPLFEFPFEGEVEMGEQQERRIINNDSDAPAPVMIEFFGPAVNPTITNLTTGEFIRVRRTLEEGDELYIDTNPNTREVSLILSDGTREDVTAWIDLASTFFSLGIGENDIEYSADDGIDMAVVNIFYKKRYTTA
- a CDS encoding phage tail tape measure protein, whose product is MADGKIVIDTEIDQSGIDQGINQAQSKLEGLGGKLMGAGTKLTKGLTLPIVGAGIATAKFAIDQETAFAKVQTLLSGSSADYEKYKNDIRTASSDMGVSFGEYSEAVYQSISAGVDQGKAIEFTTTAAKLAKGGFTQTATAVDLLTTAINAYGLESKDADRLSDMLINTQNMGKTTVDELSASMGKVIPIANANNVSFEQLATGYAVLTKNGLATAEAGTYMSSMLGELGSAGSKTDKILREKTGKSFAQLQEEGMTVADVLQIIAGEAEANDLALSDMFGSKEAGIAAMSLLSGEGKDFADILDSMGESAGATDAAFETMNETTGAKMARAFVRLQNAAAQFGDIFLPIIAAVADKVAEFALRVAELLPEFQNIVVIAGLVLGALGPLLILFGLMITAVGKIIGVFGSLIPIFAKIGKGFALIKTFILALLSPIGLIVAAIVGFIAVFVYLYKTNEEFRDKVNAIWEAIVSVIKTAVQGIVDFAMQVWGMLVEFWITHQDQIMEATRNVWEFIKTFVAGAVDVIAAVFSAIWPVIQFIVISVWNNIKGAIEGALTFIQGLIQVFTGLFTGDFSLMWEGIKNVFTGAIQFLWNAFNLLLYGRLIKAGMALFTGLRSIVSAGWSSIQGLFTGALNAIRGVVTNVMNAIRGVIQNIMNGVRTIFTNILNVIRNLVTSVFNGIRTTITTVMNAIRTVISTIWNGIMSFLNGIFTSMRTSVTNTFSAVRTTITTIMNAIRSLMQTVWTAIQTVITTVLNAIRTVVTTVFNTIRTTITTVLNTIRTTVQTIFNAISSTFSSVLNTVSNTVRTNFNTMQNIVTTILNAIRTVVNTVLNTISSLFTSVTGAIRNTVSSVFNALSGIVSSAMNGVRNAVSSGLTGALNVVKNMGESFRAAGRGLIEMMAAGIKAAVGVVTSAIGDVVGKVRDFLPFSPAKVGPLSDLDKLDFAGPIMDSIKKGEVSVEAAMSNLLTTDMMRSLNGTQGMGGNNDYSRSITNQTTINNNSMSERELQRILNRRDRELSLRLGGL
- a CDS encoding Gp15 family bacteriophage protein, encoding MKPFSLTQRFDDELELDGVTYKLDLAFDNVLRIFELFGDEEFHPIERIALACELFIGENQLDLETKDKVVYHVFLDFLDIDIREKSDPNVNTEKFYDLYEDAERIYASFIKEYDIDLFEQHGKLHFIKFRALLSMAIDRDFKEVVGIRAQKVPAPTKYNKEDREHTLKLKRIYKLKGIEDPDLIEQRVENGWNKLANFFRPSK
- a CDS encoding phage tail tube protein, with the translated sequence MAFELNYKNQFKLDVTPDAEEPSFETLAAGISSVEPANNEELDQTAYFDGEGFSETDVIGAQLVLSVSGHRKVGDAAQDYIFSKYLEVGDARRTRFEWETPSGELFEGNVTIANIEGPGGEARAKGEFSFEIHFNGKPEYTPAPEPTP